From one Mycolicibacterium sp. HK-90 genomic stretch:
- a CDS encoding toxin glutamine deamidase domain-containing protein, whose amino-acid sequence MTASDGRFEVDPDALIRNGRELGSLGTQLGMLSDSLGAALSGGIASGLDPAGLNFGLTYADLAQNFANYLADAANALKSQGYMLEATGFNYKNADAASTVGGPGPAGGVGEVPATTAAADAPLGPNGTFVPPPPGWAIVEALVRLPWPSGVPALMSLNAAQWKNYANGFVAVQASVDRAKASVALDVQHLAEGPKINEALQTLGDKVSHLAKLAKETATKIEEFAKGVQEAQDAIRRILDRMSLSGVIDTVKGIFTGDGARIVREIAHDARAVLNYLQSIVKAIVGVLGQLIEEIGDAATALQEWVKPRLEQVFGEEVGGALFTAFKTYTDFQVGVVSGVIGTVAGVVAMADPDTWIGMYDVAMMVVQDPSKADDVLVAMGKEFVAWDKWSGDHPGRAAGEAGFNILSSFAPGGPLSKAGLAAKGMRAAKGAMAADGKLSKLGDLTRLGSGKGKLEGLDSPGPSKAPELPEFAPTPGIPESVIGSKGPNDFGAPVSRPGPDGHVGSPESSAPRGYHGGGGDDPPDPPGRATGPSESVPAHSSGPSPQSPSSTGPGHPVDSPHSPGSSTPNHSPSSGGPVTPSVTHAPESSGPAYTPDSSQSQSGNGQTPATHEPSAPESRQSADGASRPDHGSAPHSPDRAGDGQAPNANHDPNSGEHSGRADERANTPADQLPAQTPSAEHPASPERTATDGASPGEQSQPPGDSHTGRPDSGVTPAGMMPMVGGPIASHAQGPVHGPVDSQGSSAKPQTSDPASRNSDAKTPHTTSPDNTRAQSAAATGPAPGNTPTAPVKSTTGETATGGPNRPGSEATTPRPGDTTRDDAPPHDREPHKTSTDDTTDKPSDQPDPPPSEQDAGAGTGSNSEVSDRSGPVGNPADERVFGPHELGRVENPAYQSAVEHALRTSGGEYSAHADPRTNDYGRLINDGGPEVPGRSNNCLDCSLSALSSFRGDPTVSAPRYPDRLPDGSIDKWSGEKSGLRRAAGWLGGGLLEFNLPGQPLASHFDAIHQYVDKMGPGSAALVVNGWHGRNLETGEFEFHQDGSPVTRGSHATVVVYPEGADGPVWWDPQQGLTSDTPPSWMVDESSYVHLTPIESSQGVAHDGGTGNQGTSAGVSGTDVADRDVSRSAVQERVGGHESLDSGTDEFGSGSGVSPSGDRFGDGDRVSVSELVGDDGGGSSHNIQADGRQEGGSADLPTSVEDHGSAGTGGRTDDRVSDDGGVAEQSSRADTTTSVDDRETHLRPRSDGLVVEHGDVERRVAEPTEPRNLAGSGDDGGLADRDHAASSAPHPAATHEYPKPDHEDRSSDEVERSSSDGHDDYDPGHRDPEKQSAEPNSRPEGYDTSGVEAGDAPAAHAPDRYIDLDDGTQHRVWASSEHLRAQQSRFEVADQWLSERGLTRDDVQSLLVQPADWLNGAQRELIYGFRHQFPDVTASGESLQKVIDTGQAEGRLSDGPKRYPADETGGSVSVARDTSGLDTPERIYDGLALGYDDTPFTPDKPVAAMRFTVDEDIPIHVPDGQLSERAGHGPGFDPGYDYPFTGTGFTASDRHTVPEYFLPGETRMNSGAEMYRIDTDGSEELLAVLNPDGDWVPVRQDGSPGPAPGDDMAPTHPPNPGHDSRSSGQESPSDGVSAGGSSHSRESDWMVRPDGRDPSGSGTRGWHGDLGGSDSPPENGNVSHESPGTDAIGPDNRYKLSGHGDYYAENGVFRVPENTTITTYAEHGSPITTALGNLIESGGDRSRVYSQTFYPGEEIPNYTLYPPDDLNVVGTPHTVDRATLLSDLLRPNMGNVDFAACLGYTSDKVFDVDMIYDPTTFQPIQTYERPVIYVDDDDDW is encoded by the coding sequence ATGACCGCGTCTGATGGTCGCTTCGAGGTCGATCCGGATGCGCTGATTCGTAATGGGCGGGAGCTGGGGTCGCTGGGCACCCAGTTGGGAATGCTCTCAGATTCGTTGGGTGCGGCATTGTCGGGCGGGATTGCCTCGGGTCTCGATCCAGCTGGGCTGAACTTCGGGCTGACGTACGCGGATTTGGCTCAGAATTTCGCCAATTACCTGGCCGACGCTGCTAACGCCTTGAAATCTCAGGGCTACATGTTGGAAGCCACGGGTTTCAACTACAAGAACGCTGACGCCGCCTCGACGGTCGGAGGGCCGGGCCCTGCCGGCGGCGTTGGGGAAGTACCGGCTACAACGGCGGCGGCGGATGCCCCTCTCGGCCCGAATGGGACCTTCGTCCCGCCACCCCCGGGATGGGCCATCGTCGAGGCCTTGGTGAGATTGCCGTGGCCGTCAGGGGTCCCCGCGTTGATGAGCCTGAACGCTGCGCAGTGGAAAAACTACGCCAACGGATTCGTGGCAGTCCAGGCGAGCGTCGATAGAGCGAAAGCCTCTGTGGCCCTTGATGTTCAGCACCTCGCCGAGGGGCCGAAGATTAACGAGGCACTGCAGACCCTGGGCGACAAGGTGTCGCACTTGGCCAAGCTGGCCAAGGAGACGGCGACCAAAATTGAGGAGTTCGCCAAGGGCGTGCAGGAGGCCCAGGACGCGATCCGCCGGATCCTGGACAGGATGTCGCTCAGCGGCGTGATCGACACGGTCAAAGGAATCTTCACCGGCGACGGTGCCAGGATCGTTCGCGAGATCGCCCACGATGCGCGCGCCGTCTTGAACTATCTGCAGAGCATCGTCAAGGCGATCGTCGGCGTACTCGGGCAGCTGATCGAAGAGATCGGCGATGCGGCGACGGCGTTGCAGGAATGGGTCAAGCCAAGGCTGGAACAGGTGTTCGGCGAGGAAGTGGGCGGGGCCCTATTCACCGCGTTCAAGACATATACCGACTTTCAGGTAGGCGTTGTCTCGGGTGTGATCGGCACCGTGGCAGGGGTGGTGGCGATGGCTGATCCCGACACGTGGATAGGCATGTACGACGTAGCGATGATGGTGGTCCAGGATCCGTCGAAAGCAGACGACGTGTTGGTGGCCATGGGCAAAGAGTTTGTCGCGTGGGACAAGTGGTCGGGAGATCATCCAGGCCGGGCGGCGGGGGAGGCAGGGTTCAACATCCTTTCGTCGTTCGCTCCCGGAGGCCCATTGTCGAAGGCCGGACTTGCAGCGAAAGGGATGAGAGCAGCCAAAGGTGCCATGGCTGCGGACGGGAAACTCAGCAAGCTCGGAGATCTGACCAGGCTGGGGTCGGGCAAGGGCAAACTGGAAGGGCTGGACAGTCCCGGTCCGTCCAAGGCACCTGAGCTTCCAGAATTCGCGCCAACACCGGGTATCCCTGAATCCGTCATTGGCTCCAAGGGGCCCAACGACTTTGGTGCACCGGTGAGCCGGCCCGGCCCTGACGGGCACGTCGGGTCCCCGGAATCGTCGGCACCTCGCGGCTATCACGGAGGAGGCGGCGACGATCCGCCCGACCCACCAGGACGTGCTACGGGGCCGTCGGAATCCGTACCGGCTCATTCCTCTGGACCGTCGCCGCAGTCGCCGTCCAGTACGGGGCCCGGTCATCCGGTCGACTCCCCACATTCGCCCGGGTCGTCGACGCCCAACCATTCGCCATCGTCGGGCGGTCCGGTGACACCCAGCGTCACCCATGCACCCGAATCATCCGGTCCTGCATACACTCCGGATTCGAGTCAGTCGCAATCCGGGAACGGTCAGACACCGGCCACTCATGAGCCGAGTGCACCCGAGTCCCGGCAATCAGCGGACGGTGCAAGCCGTCCAGACCATGGCAGCGCGCCGCATTCGCCGGACCGGGCTGGCGACGGCCAGGCGCCAAATGCAAACCATGACCCAAATTCTGGCGAGCACAGTGGACGAGCGGATGAACGCGCGAACACGCCAGCTGATCAACTCCCCGCCCAGACCCCCTCGGCGGAGCATCCTGCGAGCCCTGAGCGTACTGCGACCGATGGAGCAAGTCCGGGGGAGCAGTCCCAGCCACCCGGTGACAGCCACACGGGTCGGCCAGATTCCGGCGTTACGCCGGCAGGCATGATGCCCATGGTCGGTGGGCCGATCGCGTCGCATGCCCAAGGCCCAGTGCATGGCCCGGTCGACAGCCAAGGGTCGTCTGCCAAGCCGCAGACGTCTGATCCTGCTTCCCGCAACTCCGACGCCAAGACTCCACACACAACCTCACCGGACAACACACGGGCACAGTCAGCCGCGGCCACCGGCCCTGCGCCAGGCAACACGCCAACAGCGCCGGTGAAATCTACTACGGGAGAAACTGCAACGGGCGGACCGAACCGGCCGGGGTCAGAGGCAACTACCCCGAGACCAGGGGACACTACACGCGACGATGCACCGCCGCACGACCGTGAACCGCACAAAACGTCCACCGACGATACGACCGACAAACCCAGTGATCAGCCTGACCCGCCTCCGTCCGAGCAGGACGCTGGCGCCGGAACCGGGTCCAATAGCGAAGTGTCGGATCGGTCCGGTCCGGTGGGCAATCCGGCGGACGAGCGGGTATTCGGACCGCACGAGTTGGGCCGCGTTGAGAATCCCGCCTATCAGTCGGCGGTGGAGCATGCGCTTCGGACGTCTGGCGGCGAGTACTCCGCGCATGCCGACCCGCGCACAAATGACTACGGACGCCTCATCAACGACGGCGGGCCGGAAGTGCCTGGACGATCGAACAACTGCCTTGATTGCTCGTTGTCCGCCTTGTCTTCGTTCCGGGGCGATCCGACTGTCTCCGCACCGCGGTATCCAGACAGGTTGCCGGACGGCTCGATCGATAAATGGAGCGGCGAGAAAAGCGGTCTACGCCGGGCAGCAGGCTGGCTTGGAGGTGGTTTGCTCGAGTTCAACCTTCCCGGCCAACCTCTTGCCAGCCACTTCGATGCAATACATCAATATGTTGACAAGATGGGCCCCGGCTCGGCTGCGTTGGTTGTGAACGGCTGGCATGGGCGGAATCTGGAGACCGGTGAGTTCGAATTCCACCAAGATGGATCCCCGGTCACGCGGGGTTCCCACGCGACTGTGGTCGTGTATCCCGAAGGCGCCGACGGACCCGTCTGGTGGGACCCTCAGCAAGGACTGACGTCCGACACACCACCATCCTGGATGGTCGACGAATCGTCATACGTACATCTGACGCCGATCGAATCTAGTCAAGGAGTAGCACACGATGGCGGAACTGGAAACCAAGGAACAAGTGCTGGCGTATCTGGCACAGATGTCGCCGACCGAGACGTTTCACGTTCAGCCGTTCAAGAACGGGTGGGTGGCCACGAAAGTCTTGACTCCGGAACAGATGAATTCGGGAGCGGCAGTGGGGTTAGCCCGTCTGGTGATCGATTCGGAGACGGGGATCGTGTATCTGTATCCGAGCTGGTCGGCGACGATGGTGGCGGAAGCTCACACAACATTCAAGCAGACGGGCGTCAAGAGGGCGGGTCGGCAGATCTACCCACATCAGTGGAGGATCACGGTTCGGCGGGAACGGGAGGACGAACAGACGATCGTGTATCGGATGACGGCGGAGTCGCTGAACAATCCTCCCGAGCCGACACAACAACATCCGTTGACGATCGAGAAACACACCTACGCCCACGATCCGACGGATTGGTTGTCGAGCACGGCGATGTCGAACGCCGAGTGGCTGAGCCGACAGAACCGAGGAATCTGGCCGGAAGTGGCGACGACGGAGGTCTAGCCGACCGGGATCACGCGGCCTCTTCAGCCCCCCACCCGGCTGCGACGCATGAGTACCCGAAGCCCGACCATGAAGATCGGAGCAGCGATGAGGTCGAGCGCAGCTCGTCCGACGGCCATGACGATTACGATCCAGGGCATCGTGATCCAGAGAAGCAGTCCGCCGAGCCAAACAGTCGGCCAGAAGGCTATGACACGTCCGGAGTCGAAGCTGGTGATGCGCCGGCGGCTCACGCTCCCGATCGCTACATTGACCTCGACGACGGAACGCAACATCGCGTGTGGGCTTCGAGTGAACATCTTCGAGCACAGCAGTCGCGGTTCGAGGTCGCTGATCAATGGTTGTCTGAACGCGGTCTCACCCGCGACGACGTCCAGTCTCTGCTGGTGCAACCTGCTGATTGGCTAAACGGCGCACAGCGGGAGTTGATCTATGGCTTCCGTCACCAGTTCCCAGATGTGACAGCCAGCGGTGAAAGCCTGCAGAAGGTGATCGACACCGGGCAAGCAGAAGGCCGACTTTCGGACGGACCAAAGCGCTACCCAGCCGATGAAACTGGGGGTTCAGTCAGCGTGGCGCGTGATACCTCTGGACTTGATACACCCGAGCGGATATATGACGGATTGGCCCTCGGGTACGACGACACGCCATTTACACCGGATAAACCGGTAGCTGCGATGCGGTTCACGGTCGATGAGGATATTCCTATCCATGTTCCCGATGGACAACTGTCGGAACGTGCGGGGCACGGTCCGGGGTTCGACCCGGGTTACGACTATCCGTTCACTGGTACGGGATTCACTGCTAGCGACCGTCACACGGTGCCGGAGTATTTCTTGCCTGGTGAGACTCGAATGAACTCCGGCGCCGAAATGTATCGGATTGACACCGACGGCAGCGAGGAACTGCTCGCAGTTCTCAATCCCGATGGCGATTGGGTTCCGGTCAGGCAGGACGGATCCCCTGGCCCGGCACCAGGCGATGACATGGCGCCAACCCATCCGCCGAATCCAGGACATGACAGCAGAAGTTCGGGGCAGGAGTCGCCGAGCGATGGAGTGTCGGCAGGCGGGTCCTCGCATTCTCGCGAGTCCGACTGGATGGTCCGCCCCGACGGGCGCGATCCATCGGGTTCTGGCACCCGAGGGTGGCATGGCGATCTCGGAGGCAGTGACAGTCCGCCGGAAAATGGCAACGTCTCTCACGAGTCTCCGGGGACGGATGCGATCGGGCCAGATAACCGCTACAAGCTGAGCGGCCACGGCGACTACTATGCCGAAAATGGAGTCTTCCGAGTTCCCGAGAATACGACTATAACCACATATGCTGAACATGGTTCTCCGATAACGACTGCACTTGGCAACCTCATCGAGTCTGGCGGAGATAGATCGCGTGTCTATTCGCAAACGTTCTACCCGGGCGAGGAAATTCCGAACTACACGCTATATCCGCCAGACGATCTCAATGTAGTTGGCACGCCGCATACCGTCGACCGAGCAACTCTGCTGAGCGATCTTCTGCGGCCCAACATGGGTAATGTGGATTTCGCGGCGTGTCTCGGCTATACGAGCGACAAGGTATTCGATGTGGATATGATCTACGACCCCACGACATTCCAGCCCATCCAGACATACGAGAGGCCGGTAATTTATGTGGACGATGATGACGACTGGTAA
- a CDS encoding HPr family phosphocarrier protein, with translation MPSKTVTVGSAIGLHARPAAIIAEAVVNAGVPVTLSMDGGEPVDAGSALMIMTLGAGNGAQVTVESDDADALATVAGLVEQDLDA, from the coding sequence ATGCCCAGCAAGACCGTCACCGTCGGGTCCGCCATCGGCCTGCACGCTCGGCCCGCCGCGATCATCGCCGAAGCCGTTGTCAACGCCGGAGTTCCGGTCACCCTCTCCATGGATGGCGGCGAACCCGTCGATGCCGGCTCGGCGCTGATGATCATGACCTTGGGCGCCGGCAACGGTGCTCAGGTCACCGTGGAGTCCGACGATGCCGATGCGCTGGCCACCGTGGCCGGTTTGGTCGAGCAGGATTTGGACGCGTAG
- the eccE gene encoding type VII secretion protein EccE, with the protein MNFLRQFGFRFTTGHAIWAATLIPACIAVCLHFNLLWLGITLSALIAIFSVLTIRGYRLTGWVRAVFAWRRRHRSTPDVPSEPAVGATVMPGDHVAVRWQGDYLVAVIELIPRPFTPTVIVNGGAVTDDTVSTKLVERLLRAHCPDLEADVVSAGYRVGKTAPASLVALYEQVVGPYPAPANRRTWIVLRADPEKTRRAAQRRDSGVSGLARYLVASATRIADQLASNGIDARCSRSFDDYDKATEISFEKETWSVIKGRSTFTAAYNAPGGPDVWWSARADHTTTCVRIRPGQAPTSTVLLTTLSSPTTPRGFFCLHGGQRAALQGVTPVSDKHYELPIGSAGVLVGETSDRYPVYMPFDNVDVSINLGDARLFTQFVIRSAASGAVVTLGPQFREFATMINGRVGRVPRVAWPKATTYLGPHQGVGRVIMRPNFIDTPRHRQLPISLINPREESRYQMALEQ; encoded by the coding sequence ATGAACTTCCTGCGGCAGTTCGGTTTTCGCTTCACGACGGGCCACGCCATCTGGGCGGCCACGCTGATCCCGGCGTGCATCGCGGTGTGCCTGCACTTCAACCTGCTGTGGCTGGGCATCACGCTGTCGGCGCTGATCGCCATCTTCTCGGTGCTGACCATCCGCGGCTACCGGCTCACCGGATGGGTCAGGGCCGTCTTTGCGTGGCGGCGACGCCACCGCAGTACCCCCGATGTGCCGTCGGAACCTGCGGTCGGGGCCACAGTGATGCCGGGCGACCACGTCGCCGTGCGTTGGCAGGGTGACTACCTGGTTGCGGTAATCGAGTTGATACCAAGGCCGTTCACCCCGACCGTGATCGTCAACGGCGGTGCCGTAACCGATGACACCGTCAGTACCAAGCTGGTCGAGAGGCTGCTGCGGGCGCACTGCCCCGACCTGGAGGCCGATGTCGTCTCGGCCGGTTATCGCGTCGGCAAGACCGCACCTGCCAGTCTGGTCGCGCTCTACGAGCAGGTGGTGGGCCCGTATCCGGCCCCCGCGAACCGCCGGACATGGATCGTGCTACGCGCCGACCCCGAGAAGACCCGGCGCGCGGCGCAGCGGCGTGACAGCGGCGTGTCTGGACTTGCCCGGTACCTCGTAGCCTCGGCCACACGCATCGCGGATCAGTTGGCCAGCAATGGAATTGATGCGCGGTGTTCGCGCAGCTTCGACGATTACGACAAGGCCACCGAGATCAGTTTCGAAAAGGAGACCTGGTCGGTAATCAAGGGCCGTAGTACCTTCACCGCAGCGTACAACGCGCCCGGCGGCCCGGACGTCTGGTGGTCGGCGCGTGCCGATCACACCACGACGTGCGTTCGGATTCGCCCCGGCCAGGCTCCGACCTCCACGGTACTGCTGACCACCTTGTCCAGTCCCACAACACCACGCGGGTTCTTCTGCCTCCACGGCGGGCAACGGGCGGCCCTGCAGGGGGTCACCCCGGTGTCCGACAAGCACTATGAACTGCCGATCGGTTCGGCCGGCGTGCTCGTAGGCGAGACCTCCGACCGCTACCCGGTGTACATGCCGTTCGACAACGTCGATGTCAGCATCAACCTGGGCGACGCCCGACTGTTCACGCAGTTCGTCATCCGCTCCGCCGCATCCGGCGCCGTGGTGACCCTTGGCCCACAGTTCCGCGAGTTCGCCACAATGATCAACGGACGGGTCGGGCGCGTGCCGCGGGTGGCCTGGCCCAAGGCGACGACATATCTGGGTCCGCATCAAGGTGTCGGCCGAGTCATCATGCGGCCCAACTTCATTGACACACCGCGGCACCGGCAGCTGCCCATCTCGCTGATCAATCCACGCGAGGAGAGCCGCTACCAGATGGCGTTGGAGCAGTGA
- a CDS encoding YbaB/EbfC family nucleoid-associated protein: MTDEIHPQVAAVLRQAQQLQSLMDDQLHKMNNETFTATDEAQTVEVTLDGHHQLQDLYIKDGLLRLGAPEVQQRLNEAIQKATAAATESIEADRERLDAMVAELTAEDTQQFGN, encoded by the coding sequence GTGACCGACGAAATTCACCCGCAGGTTGCCGCGGTTCTGCGTCAAGCCCAACAGTTGCAGTCGCTCATGGACGATCAACTACACAAGATGAACAACGAAACATTCACGGCCACAGACGAAGCGCAGACCGTGGAGGTGACCCTGGACGGTCACCACCAGCTCCAAGATCTGTACATCAAAGATGGCCTGCTGAGACTGGGCGCTCCCGAGGTCCAGCAGCGCCTCAACGAGGCGATCCAGAAGGCCACAGCGGCCGCAACCGAATCCATCGAAGCCGACCGCGAACGGCTCGACGCGATGGTCGCGGAGCTGACTGCGGAGGACACCCAGCAGTTCGGAAACTGA
- a CDS encoding WXG100 family type VII secretion target: protein MGRSVDVVVSELHLAATRMQDAAQRLQDGLSSVDLETRELLGSGWKGDAASAFGKAWEQWHGGAGQVVRGLQTMSRLLTEAGNSYGQTDQQAAGTIGSSGQAMDGSSASAPGTSPSAPGTVGAAGPPGGSTDSAESSAAGVGAELAQQIPQLAQQMTAPVTQLGQVIGQLAQGLAQAGQTAAQIATQAAQQSGQDQPARAEEDGQKDDDESDKDKSSEGLEGDDDKQDAEGKQSHATAASDEQSTLHAPVETAVGESSRSGEQSRVRHDGGAAETSEI from the coding sequence TTGGGCCGCTCGGTTGACGTTGTTGTATCGGAGCTGCATCTGGCAGCGACGCGTATGCAGGATGCCGCTCAGCGTCTGCAGGACGGGTTGTCCAGTGTGGACCTCGAAACCCGTGAGTTGCTGGGTTCGGGATGGAAGGGCGACGCGGCCTCCGCGTTCGGTAAGGCCTGGGAGCAGTGGCATGGCGGCGCAGGCCAGGTCGTTCGTGGCTTGCAGACGATGTCGCGGTTGCTGACAGAGGCCGGGAACTCCTACGGCCAGACTGATCAGCAAGCCGCCGGCACGATTGGCTCGTCAGGTCAGGCGATGGATGGGTCGAGCGCCAGTGCACCTGGAACCAGTCCCTCCGCGCCGGGGACCGTGGGTGCTGCTGGCCCGCCCGGCGGCAGCACAGATAGCGCGGAAAGCTCAGCAGCCGGTGTGGGCGCGGAGCTGGCCCAGCAGATTCCGCAGCTGGCTCAACAGATGACGGCGCCGGTCACGCAACTGGGACAGGTTATTGGTCAGTTGGCGCAAGGGCTTGCACAAGCCGGGCAGACGGCAGCGCAGATCGCCACGCAGGCGGCGCAACAATCAGGGCAGGACCAGCCCGCTCGTGCCGAAGAGGACGGCCAGAAGGATGACGACGAATCCGACAAGGACAAGTCGTCCGAAGGGCTCGAAGGAGACGACGACAAACAGGACGCCGAGGGGAAACAGTCCCACGCGACGGCGGCCTCTGATGAGCAATCAACGTTGCATGCGCCCGTAGAGACCGCCGTTGGTGAATCGTCGCGATCGGGCGAGCAGTCGCGAGTACGTCACGATGGTGGCGCCGCTGAGACATCGGAGATCTAG
- a CDS encoding WXG100 family type VII secretion target: protein MLVVDFGQLQSAVDHMAAFGRDVGECLEDVDRAMAMLRATWHGEGSDAQAQAQQQWEDGAEQMKKALSTLEQIAKTAHTNYKNAVDKNKLMWQV from the coding sequence ATGTTGGTGGTGGATTTCGGTCAGCTTCAATCGGCGGTCGATCACATGGCCGCATTCGGGCGTGACGTCGGCGAATGTCTAGAGGACGTCGACCGCGCCATGGCGATGTTGCGGGCGACTTGGCACGGGGAAGGGTCCGACGCGCAGGCGCAAGCTCAGCAGCAGTGGGAGGACGGCGCCGAACAGATGAAGAAGGCCTTGTCGACCTTGGAGCAGATCGCGAAGACCGCGCATACGAACTACAAGAATGCGGTCGACAAGAACAAGCTCATGTGGCAGGTATGA
- a CDS encoding secretion protein EccK, with product MVNPEEDFFFHWMTAVTQDGRIVVANNYAMAYMPDQVRLPDHVVMSSADESISPKERARWATYPIVALQSWAEHHEVKLRALIALEHQFTSDSGVPQVVLTPEDIPASGKMAGRDRLQVIAPEVTSRLARISDAELVTVLPPAPVDATPPDEDERLAVWDKVWEPVISTASNRGEAHLRAFLNYALYAQEHALHHAHTSVEVHDQRRAVDAFIYWQHVGQLTADALEG from the coding sequence ATGGTCAACCCGGAGGAGGACTTTTTCTTTCACTGGATGACGGCTGTCACCCAGGATGGTCGAATCGTGGTCGCGAACAACTATGCGATGGCTTACATGCCAGATCAGGTGCGCCTGCCGGATCATGTCGTGATGTCCAGCGCCGACGAATCGATATCGCCCAAGGAACGGGCGCGGTGGGCGACCTATCCGATTGTGGCGCTGCAGAGTTGGGCGGAACACCATGAGGTGAAGCTCAGGGCGCTGATCGCACTCGAGCATCAGTTCACCAGCGATTCAGGTGTCCCCCAAGTTGTTCTGACACCCGAGGACATTCCGGCGAGCGGCAAGATGGCTGGTCGTGACCGCTTGCAAGTTATTGCCCCAGAAGTCACTTCCCGATTGGCGCGGATAAGCGACGCTGAATTGGTGACCGTGCTTCCGCCGGCGCCGGTGGATGCGACTCCGCCCGATGAGGATGAACGGCTCGCGGTGTGGGACAAGGTGTGGGAGCCGGTGATCAGTACGGCCTCGAATCGGGGTGAGGCTCATTTGCGAGCCTTCTTGAATTACGCGTTGTACGCACAGGAGCACGCCTTGCACCACGCGCATACGTCTGTCGAGGTCCACGACCAGCGCCGAGCGGTCGATGCGTTCATATATTGGCAGCACGTGGGCCAGCTGACCGCCGACGCGCTAGAAGGATAG
- the mycP gene encoding type VII secretion-associated serine protease mycosin — MQRLAVMLLAVLLAFFSAPPAWAIDPPAIDAAAVPPDETGPDQPMEQRKICAAPTVMPNSNFADKPWAADYLKLAEAQKFATGAGVTVAVIDTGVNGSPRVPAEPGGDFVDAAGNGMSDCDSHGTLTASIIAGRPAPTDGFIGVAPDARLISLRQTSAAFQPKGSRQDPNDPNTTQTAGSIRSLARSVVHAANMGAQVINISEAACYKVTRRIDESSLGAAINYAVNVKGAVIVVAAGNTGQDCTQNPPPDASVPADARGWKGVQTIVSPAWYDPLVLTVGSVSQNGQPSNFSMSGPWVGAAAPGENLTALGYEGQPINATPGEDGPVPLNGTSFSAAFVSGLAALVKQRFPDLTPAQVINRITATARHPGGGVDNYVGAGVVDPVAALTWEIPEGPKKAPFRVKEVPPPVYIPPPDRGPITGVVVAGAALALILGIAAMTRRALRRR, encoded by the coding sequence GTGCAGCGCTTAGCCGTGATGCTGCTGGCGGTTTTGCTGGCATTTTTTAGTGCACCGCCAGCGTGGGCGATTGATCCACCGGCGATCGATGCCGCAGCCGTTCCCCCTGATGAAACCGGCCCGGACCAGCCGATGGAGCAGCGCAAGATCTGCGCCGCCCCGACGGTCATGCCGAACTCCAATTTCGCCGACAAGCCGTGGGCAGCGGACTATCTGAAGCTCGCCGAGGCGCAGAAGTTCGCAACTGGCGCGGGCGTAACTGTCGCGGTGATCGACACCGGGGTCAATGGCTCCCCCCGCGTCCCGGCCGAACCCGGCGGAGACTTCGTCGACGCCGCAGGCAACGGGATGTCCGACTGCGACTCCCACGGAACTCTGACCGCGTCGATCATCGCCGGTCGGCCAGCCCCCACGGACGGATTCATCGGAGTTGCCCCCGATGCGCGACTGATTTCGCTGCGACAGACGTCCGCGGCGTTCCAACCCAAAGGTTCACGCCAGGATCCCAACGACCCGAACACCACCCAGACCGCGGGTTCGATCCGCAGCCTGGCCCGTTCGGTTGTCCACGCGGCCAATATGGGCGCTCAGGTGATCAACATCAGTGAGGCCGCCTGCTACAAGGTGACCCGCCGCATCGATGAGAGCAGCCTGGGTGCGGCCATCAACTACGCCGTGAATGTCAAGGGCGCCGTGATCGTCGTCGCAGCCGGAAACACCGGCCAGGACTGCACGCAGAACCCGCCGCCGGACGCGTCAGTCCCGGCCGACGCGCGCGGCTGGAAGGGCGTGCAGACCATCGTCAGCCCGGCCTGGTACGACCCGCTGGTGCTCACCGTCGGCAGCGTCAGCCAGAACGGTCAGCCGAGCAACTTCTCGATGTCGGGCCCGTGGGTGGGCGCAGCCGCTCCGGGCGAGAACCTCACCGCGTTGGGCTACGAAGGCCAACCGATCAACGCCACTCCCGGTGAGGACGGTCCGGTACCGCTCAACGGCACCTCATTCTCGGCCGCCTTTGTCTCCGGTCTGGCCGCGCTGGTCAAGCAGCGCTTCCCCGATCTGACGCCGGCCCAGGTGATCAACCGGATCACCGCCACCGCGCGTCATCCCGGTGGCGGCGTCGACAACTACGTCGGTGCCGGTGTGGTCGATCCAGTGGCCGCGTTGACGTGGGAGATCCCCGAAGGACCCAAGAAGGCACCGTTCCGGGTCAAGGAAGTTCCTCCACCGGTGTACATCCCGCCGCCAGACCGTGGTCCAATCACCGGTGTGGTGGTCGCCGGGGCCGCGCTCGCGCTGATCCTCGGGATCGCGGCGATGACCCGACGTGCGTTGCGGCGGCGCTGA